From Primulina huaijiensis isolate GDHJ02 chromosome 15, ASM1229523v2, whole genome shotgun sequence, one genomic window encodes:
- the LOC140960508 gene encoding putative pentatricopeptide repeat-containing protein At2g01510 isoform X2, translated as MKICSKNDMKNLVDARIIKTAFNPEICRHNFHLKNLLRRSQIFEASQMFDQMPRKNTCSVNMMISCFLKSGNLSYAREMFDKMDDRTAVSWTILIGAYSQNKQPHEAFNLYIEMRRMGMKPDYVTIIALLSGCDETVTKKDVFQVHTQIHKLGFDSALKVCNSLLDSYCKCQNLDLAFHLFKDMSIRDTVTFNTVITGCSKEGLNEKAMKLFLEMQFHGFRPSDFTFAALLHACIGFDSITPGHQIHGLVIKTNCVQDIFVGNALLDVYSKHDYIDDMRKFFDDMPQLDGVSYNIMITSYAWNGQLEESMSLFAELRLSEFDRRNFPFATLLSVAANRQDLELGRQIHSQAYMTRADSEIQVANSLVDMYAKCDRFDEANIIFGKMVNKSSVPWTAMISAYVQKGLNDEALKSFNEMRKYNVSGDQATFASTLRASANLALLSLGKQLHSSITRTGFMSNVFCGSALLDMYGKCGSIKDAVVIFEEMPDRNTVSWNALISAYAQNGDGKSTMRSFKEMVESGLSPDQVSFLCVLRACSHGGLVDEALQYFISMTETHKLVPRKDHYASLVDVLCRRGRFNEAETIMAQMPFEPDEIIWSSVLNSCRIHKNQDFAKRAADELFNMDVLRDAAAYVTMSNIYAEAGDWQQVAKVKKAMRERGVHKVPAYSWVEIQRKVHVFTANDRTHPLNEDIRKKINSLEKRMEEEGYKPDLSCSLQNVDDEIKAESLKYHSERLAIAFALLSTPDGSPILVLKNLRACFDCHAAIKAISKVVLREITVRDSSRFHHFKDGLCSCGDYW; from the coding sequence ATGAAAATTTGCAGCAAGAATGACATGAAGAATTTGGTTGACGCCCGAATCATTAAAACAGCATTTAACCCAGAGATCTGTCGCCACAATTTCCATCTGAAGAACTTACTCAGAAGGTCCCAGATATTTGAGGCAAGCCAAATGTTTGATCAAATGCCTCGAAAAAATACATGTTCGGTAAACATGATGATTTCTTGTTTCCTGAAGTCAGGCAATCTTTCTTATGCTAGGGAGATGTTCGATAAAATGGATGATCGAACAGCAGTGTCTTGGACGATATTGATTGGTGCATATTCACAAAACAAGCAACCCCATGAAGCTTTTAATCTTTATATTGAGATGCGTAGGATGGGGATGAAGCCTGATTATGTCACCATCATAGCTCTTTTATCAGGCTGTGATGAAACAGTGACCAAGAAAGATGTGTTTCAAGTTCATACCCAAATTCATAAATTAGGATTTGACTCGGCCCTTAAAGTTTGTAACTCTTTGCTAGATTCTTATTGTAAATGTCAAAACCTTGATTTAGCTTTTCATCTATTCAAGGACATGAGTATACGAGATACTGTTACTTTCAACACGGTTATCACTGGGTGTTCAAAAGAAGGGCTAAATGAAAAGGCAATGAAGCTCTTTTTGGAAATGCAATTTCATGGCTTTAGGCCTTCTGATTTCACTTTTGCAGCACTTTTGCATGCCTGTATTGGGTTCGATAGTATTACCCCTGGGCATCAGATCCATGGATTAGTGATCAAGACCAACTGTGTCCAAGATATATTTGTTGGCAATGCATTACTTGATGTATATTCGAAACACGATTATATAGATGACATGAGAAAATTCTTTGATGACATGCCGCAGTTGGATGGAGTTTCTTACAATATTATGATAACAAGTTATGCCTGGAATGGACAACTGGAAGAATCTATGAGTCTCTTCGCTGAGTTGAGGTTATCCGAGTTCGACCGAAGAAATTTTCCTTTTGCAACTTTGTTGAGTGTAGCTGCAAATCGACAAGACTTGGAATTGGGAAGACAAATCCACTCTCAGGCATACATGACAAGAGCTGATTCGGAAATTCAAGTTGCGAATTCTCTCGTTGACATGTATGCCAAATGTGACAGATTTGATGAAGCCAATATTATTTTCGGAAAGATGGTCAACAAAAGCTCTGTTCCATGGACTGCCATGATATCAGCTTATGTTCAGAAAGGGCTAAATGACGAAGCCCTTAAATCGTTCAATGAAATGAGAAAATACAATGTATCTGGGGACCAAGCTACTTTTGCAAGTACTCTTCGAGCCTCGGCAAACTTGGCTTTGCTTTCACTGGGGAAGCAGTTGCACTCTTCCATAACAAGAACTGGATTTATGTCTAATGTTTTTTGTGGCAGTGCACTGCTTGACATGTATGGAAAATGTGGATCCATAAAGGATGCTGTTGTGATTTTTGAAGAGATGCCTGACCGGAATACTGTTTCTTGGAATGCATTGATCTCAGCATACGCCCAAAACGGAGATGGCAAATCGACAATGAGGTCTTTCAAGGAGATGGTAGAATCAGGTCTTAGTCCAGATCAGGTTAGCTTCCTTTGTGTTTTAAGAGCCTGCAGCCACGGCGGGCTTGTTGATGAAGCATTACAGTATTTCATTTCAATGACTGAGACTCATAAACTTGTTCCGAGAAAAGATCACTATGCATCTTTGGTTGATGTGCTCTGTAGAAGGGGACGTTTCAATGAAGCTGAGACAATCATGGCTCAAATGCCATTCGAGCCTGATGAAATTATTTGGTCATCCGTTTTAAATTCATGTCGGATCCATAAGAATCAAGATTTTGCTAAGAGAGCTGCTGATGAACTTTTTAACATGGATGTGCTCAGAGACGCTGCTGCCTATGTCACCATGTCGAATATTTATGCCGAGGCAGGCGATTGGCAACAGGTGGCAAAGGTAAAGAAGGCCATGAGAGAACGAGGAGTTCATAAGGTCCCAGCTTATAGTTGGGTTGAAATTCAACGTAAGGTTCATGTATTCACTGCTAATGATAGGACTCACCCGCTTAATGAGGATATAAGAAAAAAGATAAACTCTTTGGAGAAGCGGATGGAAGAGGAAGGCTATAAGCCTGACCTAAGTTGCAGCCTTCAAAATGTGGATGACGAAATAAAAGCTGAGTCACTGAAATATCACAGCGAGAGGTTAGCGATTGCATTTGCACTACTCAGTACACCAGATGGATCACCTATACTTGTACTAAAGAATTTAAGAGCTTGTTTCGATTGCCATGCTGCGATAAAAGCGATTTCCAAAGTTGTCCTGAGGGAGATCACCGTCAGGGATTCAAGTAGGTTCCATCATTTTAAAGATGGGTTATGCTCCTGTGGGGATTACTGGTGA
- the LOC140960508 gene encoding putative pentatricopeptide repeat-containing protein At2g01510 isoform X1, translating into MNNFKAANPWHKIIVTIKQFYHTNSKNDMKNLVDARIIKTAFNPEICRHNFHLKNLLRRSQIFEASQMFDQMPRKNTCSVNMMISCFLKSGNLSYAREMFDKMDDRTAVSWTILIGAYSQNKQPHEAFNLYIEMRRMGMKPDYVTIIALLSGCDETVTKKDVFQVHTQIHKLGFDSALKVCNSLLDSYCKCQNLDLAFHLFKDMSIRDTVTFNTVITGCSKEGLNEKAMKLFLEMQFHGFRPSDFTFAALLHACIGFDSITPGHQIHGLVIKTNCVQDIFVGNALLDVYSKHDYIDDMRKFFDDMPQLDGVSYNIMITSYAWNGQLEESMSLFAELRLSEFDRRNFPFATLLSVAANRQDLELGRQIHSQAYMTRADSEIQVANSLVDMYAKCDRFDEANIIFGKMVNKSSVPWTAMISAYVQKGLNDEALKSFNEMRKYNVSGDQATFASTLRASANLALLSLGKQLHSSITRTGFMSNVFCGSALLDMYGKCGSIKDAVVIFEEMPDRNTVSWNALISAYAQNGDGKSTMRSFKEMVESGLSPDQVSFLCVLRACSHGGLVDEALQYFISMTETHKLVPRKDHYASLVDVLCRRGRFNEAETIMAQMPFEPDEIIWSSVLNSCRIHKNQDFAKRAADELFNMDVLRDAAAYVTMSNIYAEAGDWQQVAKVKKAMRERGVHKVPAYSWVEIQRKVHVFTANDRTHPLNEDIRKKINSLEKRMEEEGYKPDLSCSLQNVDDEIKAESLKYHSERLAIAFALLSTPDGSPILVLKNLRACFDCHAAIKAISKVVLREITVRDSSRFHHFKDGLCSCGDYW; encoded by the exons ATGAACAACTTTAAGGCTGCAAATCCATGGCATAAAATCATTGTTACTATAAAGCAATTCTACCATACGAACAG CAAGAATGACATGAAGAATTTGGTTGACGCCCGAATCATTAAAACAGCATTTAACCCAGAGATCTGTCGCCACAATTTCCATCTGAAGAACTTACTCAGAAGGTCCCAGATATTTGAGGCAAGCCAAATGTTTGATCAAATGCCTCGAAAAAATACATGTTCGGTAAACATGATGATTTCTTGTTTCCTGAAGTCAGGCAATCTTTCTTATGCTAGGGAGATGTTCGATAAAATGGATGATCGAACAGCAGTGTCTTGGACGATATTGATTGGTGCATATTCACAAAACAAGCAACCCCATGAAGCTTTTAATCTTTATATTGAGATGCGTAGGATGGGGATGAAGCCTGATTATGTCACCATCATAGCTCTTTTATCAGGCTGTGATGAAACAGTGACCAAGAAAGATGTGTTTCAAGTTCATACCCAAATTCATAAATTAGGATTTGACTCGGCCCTTAAAGTTTGTAACTCTTTGCTAGATTCTTATTGTAAATGTCAAAACCTTGATTTAGCTTTTCATCTATTCAAGGACATGAGTATACGAGATACTGTTACTTTCAACACGGTTATCACTGGGTGTTCAAAAGAAGGGCTAAATGAAAAGGCAATGAAGCTCTTTTTGGAAATGCAATTTCATGGCTTTAGGCCTTCTGATTTCACTTTTGCAGCACTTTTGCATGCCTGTATTGGGTTCGATAGTATTACCCCTGGGCATCAGATCCATGGATTAGTGATCAAGACCAACTGTGTCCAAGATATATTTGTTGGCAATGCATTACTTGATGTATATTCGAAACACGATTATATAGATGACATGAGAAAATTCTTTGATGACATGCCGCAGTTGGATGGAGTTTCTTACAATATTATGATAACAAGTTATGCCTGGAATGGACAACTGGAAGAATCTATGAGTCTCTTCGCTGAGTTGAGGTTATCCGAGTTCGACCGAAGAAATTTTCCTTTTGCAACTTTGTTGAGTGTAGCTGCAAATCGACAAGACTTGGAATTGGGAAGACAAATCCACTCTCAGGCATACATGACAAGAGCTGATTCGGAAATTCAAGTTGCGAATTCTCTCGTTGACATGTATGCCAAATGTGACAGATTTGATGAAGCCAATATTATTTTCGGAAAGATGGTCAACAAAAGCTCTGTTCCATGGACTGCCATGATATCAGCTTATGTTCAGAAAGGGCTAAATGACGAAGCCCTTAAATCGTTCAATGAAATGAGAAAATACAATGTATCTGGGGACCAAGCTACTTTTGCAAGTACTCTTCGAGCCTCGGCAAACTTGGCTTTGCTTTCACTGGGGAAGCAGTTGCACTCTTCCATAACAAGAACTGGATTTATGTCTAATGTTTTTTGTGGCAGTGCACTGCTTGACATGTATGGAAAATGTGGATCCATAAAGGATGCTGTTGTGATTTTTGAAGAGATGCCTGACCGGAATACTGTTTCTTGGAATGCATTGATCTCAGCATACGCCCAAAACGGAGATGGCAAATCGACAATGAGGTCTTTCAAGGAGATGGTAGAATCAGGTCTTAGTCCAGATCAGGTTAGCTTCCTTTGTGTTTTAAGAGCCTGCAGCCACGGCGGGCTTGTTGATGAAGCATTACAGTATTTCATTTCAATGACTGAGACTCATAAACTTGTTCCGAGAAAAGATCACTATGCATCTTTGGTTGATGTGCTCTGTAGAAGGGGACGTTTCAATGAAGCTGAGACAATCATGGCTCAAATGCCATTCGAGCCTGATGAAATTATTTGGTCATCCGTTTTAAATTCATGTCGGATCCATAAGAATCAAGATTTTGCTAAGAGAGCTGCTGATGAACTTTTTAACATGGATGTGCTCAGAGACGCTGCTGCCTATGTCACCATGTCGAATATTTATGCCGAGGCAGGCGATTGGCAACAGGTGGCAAAGGTAAAGAAGGCCATGAGAGAACGAGGAGTTCATAAGGTCCCAGCTTATAGTTGGGTTGAAATTCAACGTAAGGTTCATGTATTCACTGCTAATGATAGGACTCACCCGCTTAATGAGGATATAAGAAAAAAGATAAACTCTTTGGAGAAGCGGATGGAAGAGGAAGGCTATAAGCCTGACCTAAGTTGCAGCCTTCAAAATGTGGATGACGAAATAAAAGCTGAGTCACTGAAATATCACAGCGAGAGGTTAGCGATTGCATTTGCACTACTCAGTACACCAGATGGATCACCTATACTTGTACTAAAGAATTTAAGAGCTTGTTTCGATTGCCATGCTGCGATAAAAGCGATTTCCAAAGTTGTCCTGAGGGAGATCACCGTCAGGGATTCAAGTAGGTTCCATCATTTTAAAGATGGGTTATGCTCCTGTGGGGATTACTGGTGA
- the LOC140960508 gene encoding putative pentatricopeptide repeat-containing protein At2g01510 isoform X3, which translates to MFDKMDDRTAVSWTILIGAYSQNKQPHEAFNLYIEMRRMGMKPDYVTIIALLSGCDETVTKKDVFQVHTQIHKLGFDSALKVCNSLLDSYCKCQNLDLAFHLFKDMSIRDTVTFNTVITGCSKEGLNEKAMKLFLEMQFHGFRPSDFTFAALLHACIGFDSITPGHQIHGLVIKTNCVQDIFVGNALLDVYSKHDYIDDMRKFFDDMPQLDGVSYNIMITSYAWNGQLEESMSLFAELRLSEFDRRNFPFATLLSVAANRQDLELGRQIHSQAYMTRADSEIQVANSLVDMYAKCDRFDEANIIFGKMVNKSSVPWTAMISAYVQKGLNDEALKSFNEMRKYNVSGDQATFASTLRASANLALLSLGKQLHSSITRTGFMSNVFCGSALLDMYGKCGSIKDAVVIFEEMPDRNTVSWNALISAYAQNGDGKSTMRSFKEMVESGLSPDQVSFLCVLRACSHGGLVDEALQYFISMTETHKLVPRKDHYASLVDVLCRRGRFNEAETIMAQMPFEPDEIIWSSVLNSCRIHKNQDFAKRAADELFNMDVLRDAAAYVTMSNIYAEAGDWQQVAKVKKAMRERGVHKVPAYSWVEIQRKVHVFTANDRTHPLNEDIRKKINSLEKRMEEEGYKPDLSCSLQNVDDEIKAESLKYHSERLAIAFALLSTPDGSPILVLKNLRACFDCHAAIKAISKVVLREITVRDSSRFHHFKDGLCSCGDYW; encoded by the coding sequence ATGTTCGATAAAATGGATGATCGAACAGCAGTGTCTTGGACGATATTGATTGGTGCATATTCACAAAACAAGCAACCCCATGAAGCTTTTAATCTTTATATTGAGATGCGTAGGATGGGGATGAAGCCTGATTATGTCACCATCATAGCTCTTTTATCAGGCTGTGATGAAACAGTGACCAAGAAAGATGTGTTTCAAGTTCATACCCAAATTCATAAATTAGGATTTGACTCGGCCCTTAAAGTTTGTAACTCTTTGCTAGATTCTTATTGTAAATGTCAAAACCTTGATTTAGCTTTTCATCTATTCAAGGACATGAGTATACGAGATACTGTTACTTTCAACACGGTTATCACTGGGTGTTCAAAAGAAGGGCTAAATGAAAAGGCAATGAAGCTCTTTTTGGAAATGCAATTTCATGGCTTTAGGCCTTCTGATTTCACTTTTGCAGCACTTTTGCATGCCTGTATTGGGTTCGATAGTATTACCCCTGGGCATCAGATCCATGGATTAGTGATCAAGACCAACTGTGTCCAAGATATATTTGTTGGCAATGCATTACTTGATGTATATTCGAAACACGATTATATAGATGACATGAGAAAATTCTTTGATGACATGCCGCAGTTGGATGGAGTTTCTTACAATATTATGATAACAAGTTATGCCTGGAATGGACAACTGGAAGAATCTATGAGTCTCTTCGCTGAGTTGAGGTTATCCGAGTTCGACCGAAGAAATTTTCCTTTTGCAACTTTGTTGAGTGTAGCTGCAAATCGACAAGACTTGGAATTGGGAAGACAAATCCACTCTCAGGCATACATGACAAGAGCTGATTCGGAAATTCAAGTTGCGAATTCTCTCGTTGACATGTATGCCAAATGTGACAGATTTGATGAAGCCAATATTATTTTCGGAAAGATGGTCAACAAAAGCTCTGTTCCATGGACTGCCATGATATCAGCTTATGTTCAGAAAGGGCTAAATGACGAAGCCCTTAAATCGTTCAATGAAATGAGAAAATACAATGTATCTGGGGACCAAGCTACTTTTGCAAGTACTCTTCGAGCCTCGGCAAACTTGGCTTTGCTTTCACTGGGGAAGCAGTTGCACTCTTCCATAACAAGAACTGGATTTATGTCTAATGTTTTTTGTGGCAGTGCACTGCTTGACATGTATGGAAAATGTGGATCCATAAAGGATGCTGTTGTGATTTTTGAAGAGATGCCTGACCGGAATACTGTTTCTTGGAATGCATTGATCTCAGCATACGCCCAAAACGGAGATGGCAAATCGACAATGAGGTCTTTCAAGGAGATGGTAGAATCAGGTCTTAGTCCAGATCAGGTTAGCTTCCTTTGTGTTTTAAGAGCCTGCAGCCACGGCGGGCTTGTTGATGAAGCATTACAGTATTTCATTTCAATGACTGAGACTCATAAACTTGTTCCGAGAAAAGATCACTATGCATCTTTGGTTGATGTGCTCTGTAGAAGGGGACGTTTCAATGAAGCTGAGACAATCATGGCTCAAATGCCATTCGAGCCTGATGAAATTATTTGGTCATCCGTTTTAAATTCATGTCGGATCCATAAGAATCAAGATTTTGCTAAGAGAGCTGCTGATGAACTTTTTAACATGGATGTGCTCAGAGACGCTGCTGCCTATGTCACCATGTCGAATATTTATGCCGAGGCAGGCGATTGGCAACAGGTGGCAAAGGTAAAGAAGGCCATGAGAGAACGAGGAGTTCATAAGGTCCCAGCTTATAGTTGGGTTGAAATTCAACGTAAGGTTCATGTATTCACTGCTAATGATAGGACTCACCCGCTTAATGAGGATATAAGAAAAAAGATAAACTCTTTGGAGAAGCGGATGGAAGAGGAAGGCTATAAGCCTGACCTAAGTTGCAGCCTTCAAAATGTGGATGACGAAATAAAAGCTGAGTCACTGAAATATCACAGCGAGAGGTTAGCGATTGCATTTGCACTACTCAGTACACCAGATGGATCACCTATACTTGTACTAAAGAATTTAAGAGCTTGTTTCGATTGCCATGCTGCGATAAAAGCGATTTCCAAAGTTGTCCTGAGGGAGATCACCGTCAGGGATTCAAGTAGGTTCCATCATTTTAAAGATGGGTTATGCTCCTGTGGGGATTACTGGTGA